GAAGAGGTCAAGATCAACTGGTTCGTCCTGGAAAGAAAGCAAAGCCTCGTCCCCTTCGAGGCGGCCATCCAGGAATACGTCCAGCTGGATGAAAAGGAACGGGCTTTTCCCGAGGAATACGTGAACGAACAGTTCAGCCGGGAAGAAGCCGAAGCGCTGAAACAATACCTGGACCGCCAGCCGCTGACCACGACCCTGATCGAAACCATCGAACTCCCGGTTGCAGCCAACGCCAGCGGCTGCCGGCGGTTGAGCGCCAATGCGGGCGGAGGCGCCTTTCTGCCCCTTTACAAAGGGAAGGGCTATTCCCTGCCGTTCAAGGTGGAAGGATACTTCAGCGTCCGCTTCGCCGAGCCGGTGGTCAGCGGCGACGACCGGGCCACCGTGATCAACCGCCGGCCCTAACCGTCCGGCGCCGGCCATCCCGCGCAATTAAATTGACAAATCGCGATTTTGATACTATATAATTCGTGCACATGGAAAAATTCGTCGAAGTGAACGTCGTCGGCCTGATCATGGATCAGATCTCCAAGTCCCCGGTCATGGTGCTGAAACCGCTCCACGACAAGAAGATCATTCCCATCTGGATCGGCATGGCCGAAGCCAACTCGATCGCCCTAGAATTGGAGAGCATTCCCTCGCCCAGGCCCATGGCCCACGACCTGATCACCTGCATCATGGGCAACCTGGAAGCGGTCCTGACCAAGGTCATCATCACCGGCATCGTTGAGAACACCTATTACGCCGAGTTGTACATTGAGAGGGAGGGCCGGATCTGCACCATCGACTGCCGCCCTTCGGATGCCGTCGCCCTGGCCCTGAAAAACGGCGTCAAGATCTACGTGTCCAGTCAAATCCTGGAGACATCGGTACTGACCGACGTATTTTCCAGCCTGCTCAACCGCGAGGAAAAGATCGACAGCTGGTTCAATTCACTGACGCCGAACGATTTCGGCGAGATCGAACAATAAGGCTCAGCGGCGCTTGGCCTGGTCCCAGAGGGCGTCCAGTTCCGCCAGGGTGGTAGCGCGGATGTCGCGGCCGCTTTTTTTCAATTCCGCCTCCATATGGCGAAAACGGGCGGTGAATTTCTTGTTGGTCCGCGCCAGGGCGAACTCCGGGTTGACCTTCAGCAACCGGGCCACGTTGGCCACGGCAAAAAGGAGGTCGCCGATCTCATCTTCGAGCTCGGCGGCGCCGCCAGCTCGGATTTCGGCGCGTAGTTCGCCGATCTCCTCGTCGACCTTGGCAAAGGCCTTTTCGGCGTCGCCCCAATCGAAGCCGACCCCGGAAGCCTGCGAGGCAATGCGGTTGGCCAACAGCAGCGCCGGCATGGTCAACGGATAATCGGAAATGACGCTCTCCTTGTTCTTTTCGGCGATCTTGATCTTCTCCCAGTTTGCCTTGACCTCATCGGCGCCGTTGACTTTGACTTGGGCAAAGATATGGGGATGGCGGCGAACCAGCTTCTCGCTGATGGTCGCGATCACGTCGCGGATGGAAAACTTCTTTTTCTCCTCGGCCAGGCGCGCCAAAAAAACGATCTGCAGCAGCAGGTCGCCCAATTCCTCCTTGATTTCCTCGTCCTGGCCGCCGTCGATGGCTTCGACCAGCTCATGGGCCTCTTCCAGGACGAATTCCTTGAGGGTCTGCGGGGTCTGGGCGAGGTCCCACGGGCAGCCCCCGCGCGGGCGGCGAAGCTTCCGCATGATCCGTACCAGTCCGGTAAACTCTTTCATCTATGTTCCCTTGCAAAAATGATGATCCGCAACCATCATAGCGGGAATCGCCGCGGATGGCAAGGGGATGGATTATTTGTGTTGCCCCCGCGGGGACAGACAAATCAGATTCGCCAAAGTCGGCGAATGATTTGTGCTGTTTGAAGAAATTTTTTGCTTGTGATATTATAATTTGCAAAAAGAAGCATGGACAAGGGAAACCGGTATCCGGAAAAACGCGATATCCGCGCCATCGTCATCCTTCTGGCCACCCAGGCCATGATCCATCTGGGGGAAATCGCCGATCCCCTGCACGGCCAGAAAGCCGTCCAAATCGAGGGCG
The DNA window shown above is from Candidatus Aminicenantes bacterium and carries:
- the mazG gene encoding nucleoside triphosphate pyrophosphohydrolase — encoded protein: MKEFTGLVRIMRKLRRPRGGCPWDLAQTPQTLKEFVLEEAHELVEAIDGGQDEEIKEELGDLLLQIVFLARLAEEKKKFSIRDVIATISEKLVRRHPHIFAQVKVNGADEVKANWEKIKIAEKNKESVISDYPLTMPALLLANRIASQASGVGFDWGDAEKAFAKVDEEIGELRAEIRAGGAAELEDEIGDLLFAVANVARLLKVNPEFALARTNKKFTARFRHMEAELKKSGRDIRATTLAELDALWDQAKRR
- a CDS encoding bifunctional nuclease family protein codes for the protein MEKFVEVNVVGLIMDQISKSPVMVLKPLHDKKIIPIWIGMAEANSIALELESIPSPRPMAHDLITCIMGNLEAVLTKVIITGIVENTYYAELYIEREGRICTIDCRPSDAVALALKNGVKIYVSSQILETSVLTDVFSSLLNREEKIDSWFNSLTPNDFGEIEQ